Proteins encoded within one genomic window of Eleutherodactylus coqui strain aEleCoq1 chromosome 1, aEleCoq1.hap1, whole genome shotgun sequence:
- the LOC136607427 gene encoding taste receptor type 2 member 4-like, with the protein MDDPSTLSLGYQILILAAGLSFLAGFIINLFIVAVNISEWKKGRPVSTADKVITSLGISRMVFQVTCLLNVFCDIYFYRLSVLFFESVLFLELSSVYSSICLSTLLSVIFCLKIPNLQNPFFLRLKILALNRVLHLIVASVVVSISFAFVYGLMAAFKIPHNSTQETYLNAYIGLSILTLIFWSTGPFLIYFISSVLLIIYLYSHMSQLRSGRTRTSHLDTYYKTMKFTGFSLFSSTVYIIIDQTYSFWYDALGLLGVYFFWQIPPTLHSIYLIYVTTKLRIQVTNMVQMLRRTFGDPKAQMETAF; encoded by the coding sequence ATGGATGACCCTTCGACTCTATCCTTAGGATATCAAATCCTCATCTTGGCAGCTGGACTTTCCTTCCTGGCCGGATTTATTATCAATTTATTTAttgtagctgtgaacatctccgAGTGGAAGAAAGGAAGACCGGTGTCCACAGCCGACAAAGTCATCACCTCCCTCGGGATTTCCAGGATGGTCTTCCAGGTCACATGTCTACTGAATGTTTTTTGTGACATTTACTTCTATAGACTGAGTGTATTATTCTTTGAATCTGTTTTGTTTCTTGAGTTGTCTTCCGTCTACTCCAGCATCTGTTTGTCCACTCTGCTCTCTGTCATCTTCTGCTTAAAGATCCCCAACTTACAGAATCCCTTCTTCTTACGACTGAAGATCCTTGCATTGAATAGAGTCCTTCACCTGATTGTGGCATCCGTGGTGGTGTCCATCAGCTTTGCTTTTGTCTATGGTTTGATGGCTGCCTTCAAAATCCCTCACAACTCAACCCAGGAGACATATCTCAATGCCTACATTGGCTTGAGCATCTTAACTCTCATATTCTGGTCCACTGGACCTTTTCTCATCTATTTCATTTCCTCGGTCCTGCTAATTATCTATCTTTACAGTCACATGAGTCAACTGAGATCCGGAAGGACAAGAACAAGTCATCTGGATACTTACTACAAGACAATGAAGTTCACCGGATTCTCCCTTTTCAGCTCCACTGTCTATATCATCATTGACCAGACTTATTCATTCTGGTATGATGCATTAGGCTTATTGGGAGTTTACTTTTTTTGGCAGATTCCTCCCACCCtccattctatctatctcatatatgtgACGACTAAGCTAAGGATTCAGGTCACCAATATGGTTCAGATGCTGAGGAGAACATTTGGTGACCCCAAAGCTCAGATGGAAACAGCCTTCTAG
- the LOC136607587 gene encoding taste receptor type 2 member 4-like: MDDPSTLTVGYQTFMLAAGLSFLAGFIINAFIVAVNISEWKKGRMISTADKVFTSLGISRMVFQVTCLLNVFGDIYFYRLSVLFFASVLFLELSSIYSSIWLSTLLSVIFCLKISNLQNPFFLRLKILALNRVLHLIVASVVVSISFAFVYGLMAAFKILHNSTQETYLNVYTGLSVLTLIFWSTGPFLIYFISSVLLIICLYHHVSRMRSGRNTTSHLDTYYKTIKFTGFSLFSSTVYLIIDMTYTYWYDVFGLLGCYFFWQIFPTLHSIYLIYVTTKLRIQVSNIVHKLRRRCGDPKAPLETVFQ, translated from the coding sequence ATGGATGACCCTTCGACTCTAACCGTGGGATATCAAACCTTCATGTTGGCAGCTGGACTTTCCTTCCTGGCTGGATTTATTATCAATGCATTTAttgtagctgtgaacatctctgAATGGAAGAAAGGAAGAATGATATCCACAGCCGACAAAGTCTTCACCTCCCTCGGGATTTCCAGGATGGTCTTCCAGGTCACATGTCTGCTGAATGTTTTTGGTGACATTTACTTCTATAGACTGAGTGTATTATTCTTTGCATCAGTTTTGTTTCTTGAGTTGTCTTCCATCTACTCCAGCATCTGGTTGTCCACTCTGCTCTCCGTCATCTTCTGCTTGAAGATCTCCAACTTACAGAATCCCTTCTTCTTACGACTGAAGATCCTTGCATTGAATAGAGTCCTCCACCTCATTGTGGCATCCGTGGTGGTGTCCATCAGCTTTGCTTTTGTCTATGGTTTGATGGCTGCCTTCAAAATCCTTCACAACTCAACCCAGGAGACATATCTCAATGTCTACACTGGCTTGAGCGTCCTAACTCTCATATTCTGGTCCACCGGACCTTTTCTCATCTATTTCATTTCCTCGGTCCTGCTCATTATCTGTCTTTACCATCATGTGAGTCGAATGAGATCTGGAAGGAACACAACAAGTCATCTGGATACTTACTACAAGACAATCAAGTTCACTGGATTCTCCCTTTTCAGCTCCACTGTCTATCTCATCATTGATATGACTTATACATACTGGTATGATGTATTTGGCCTATTGGGATGTTActttttttggcagatttttcCCACCCTCCATTCCATCTATCTGATCTATGTGACGACTAAGCTAAGGATTCAGGTCTCCAATATTGTCCACAAGCTAAGGAGAAGATGTGGTGACCCCAAAGCTCCGTTGGAGACAGTCTTCCAGTAA